The Fibrobacter sp. UWEL genome includes the window TTTGCCAAACCATCATAAATTTCGGAACCCGGGAAAATGAAACCGCGGCGCTTGCAGAGGGAGATGATGTCCTTGAGGGCATCCTGTACTTTCTTTGCCATTTTATATATCCTTTTTCGGCCGAACCTGAACTTTGCAGGCATATCCTTTGGCCGGACTAGGAACCTACCTGGATGATAGGCCCTGACGGGGGGCAAATATAGAAAAGAAATACTAGAGCTTGTATTCTTGAGAACGTTTATAGAACACAAATTGATAGGTCAAACAACTAAATAGCTTACAATTATGACATTCAGGTAAAAAAAAGGTATCTTTGCCACCACTACCATGAATTTCAAGACGATCATTACCCTCTGTGCCCTGCCCCTGGCTATTTTCGCCCAGGATGCAAACACAGCGCCCAATGAAGCCGCCCAAAGCGTGGCTGTTACCGAAAGTGAATTTTCTGGCAATCCCGCCATTGACTCCGCCGACGCAGGCAACATCGATGCTCCTGCAAAGGCAATTTCCGAATCAGAGGCATCAGCAGCAGCTGTTGCAGCGGTTGACACCGAAGCCGATAGCACCTCCGAAGCCGATGACGAAAAGGAAATGTCCCAGGAAGAAGCGGACGCCGAACTGGCCGCTGCCATGGAAAGCGATGCCGCCAATGGCAACAGCAAGCTTGCCCTGGACATGAGCAAGGCCGCCATCCCCACCGAAAGCCGACGTATTGCAGGTCCCTATGGACTACGCACCTACCGCATGCACCGCGGTGTTGACCTGGGCTTGTGTCATGGAGAAGACCGCACCATCGTCGCAGCATTTGCAGGCAAGGTGAAGCTGGTTCGTAACCAGGGTCGCCGTAAAGGTTACGGCAAGTATGTGATTATCGATCACGGAAATGGCCTTACTACACTCTACGCCCACTTGGCTAGCTGGAAGGTAAAGGTGGGTGACGAACTCCAGGCTGGCGACACCGTAGGTGTTGGCGGCAACACGGGACGTTCCTTCGGCGCACACCTCCATTTCGAAATGAAGTATAATGGCGTCTATATTGACCCCACTACCGTCTTCAATTTCCAGGAAGGCAATTACGTTTCTGCCATGGCAGAAATCGACCCGGCGCAAATCCAGGCCGTGGAAGACGAATACCAGAAGGAACTTTCCAAGCACCGCTACTACAAGGTACGTCGTGGCGATTGCCTGGGTAAGATCGCCCGCAAGTACGGAACCACCGTAGGCAAGCTGAAACGCCTCAATGGCCTCCGCAGCGACAGCATCCGCCCGGGTCAAGTGCTGAAATGTTCCTAAATTAGCTGGACATGAAGCCAATCTACTTCGCTCCCCTTCAAGGATTTACCGAATGCGCTTACCGCCAAGCGCATTTTTCTTATGTAGGCGGAGTGGACGCGTACTACACCCCCTTCCTTCGGGTGGAAAAAGGTGAAGTCCGCCCCAAGGATTTGCGGAATCTACAGCAGGACCTGGAATTCATCAAAAGCCAACGAACCAATGAATGTCATTGCGAGAATCAGGCATACCAAGCAAGTGATGATGAAACCAGTCACTTTTACAACGTCATTCCGCAGGTCATCTGCCGCGACGCAGCAGAACTCCGCATTCTAATAGACGCTATCCAAAAGCAGAAACAAGATTACGGTTTTGCAGCCGATGAAGTCTTCCCGCAAATAGACATTAATATGGGGTGCCCCTTCCCCATGCAGGCAAAGTCGGGCCGCGGTTCCGGGCTCCTCCCGCGAGTAGACGCCGTAAAGGAAATCTTCCAGGAAATATCAAAACGAGCAACCCCTCGTCATTCTGAACGTAGTGAAGAATCCATTAAATTCAGCGTCAAGATGCGTCTAGGCTACACCTCCCCCGAGGAATGTCTAGCCCTATTGCCTCTCCTGAATGAAGCCCCCCTCGCCCACATCACGATGCACCCGCGGTTAGGCATCCAACAGTATAAGGGCGCTCTGGACTTCGAAGGATTCAAGGCGTTCTACGAGGGTTGCAAACATCCCGTTATATTCAACGGTGACATCTCCAGCACTAAGGACATTCAAGCCATCGCTGACCGCTTCCCGAACCTCAAGGGGATCATGATCGGCCGCGGCCTGCTGGCCAATCCCGCATTGGCAACGCAATATCAAGCTGGTTCAAAAAAAACAGGCAATCCCATCCCGGCGCTCATCAAAATACACAGTTCCCTTCTGGCCGATTACCGCAAGCGTCTCCAGGGCGATTCCCAAATCCTGGATAAGATTCGCCCCTTCTGGACATACGCCACAGAAGCCGCCCAGACCAATCCAGAAATGTCCAACTATCTCCCAAAGCACACTATAAAGAAAATCGCCAAGGCCAGAAACCTCAGCGAATATCTAGACGCAGTTAACGAGCTTGGTTAATCAAAAGAGAGACTGCATCCTAGCTCAACTCGCTTTCTGCTGCACAATCTTGTCGTATGCCTTAAAGATGGCGCCGTGGCTTAAGACGCCTATCACTTCCCCGTTCTTATTCTTAACGCAAAGTTCCTGCAGCGACGTGCGAACGAAAATCCGCAGAGCGGAATGCAAATCCATAGTATCCAGCAGCATGGGGGCCCTTACGGTACAGTCGGAAATCAGCAAGTGCTGAATCAAGTCCGGAGAGCTGATGTAAGCATTCTTCACGATGGACATATCCAGCAAGCCGATGTAAGTTCCCGTATGTTCGTGGCCGAGGGAAAGTCCCGCAGGTGTTCTGGAAGTACCTTCGTAAACGGGATAGACGTAGTCCACTTCAATATCCTTCAGGACGTCGGAAAGGGAATCTTCACCGCGGAGGGTTTTCATTTCGCAATGTTCAATCACATCGCCGACGGTGGTTACCTTCAACACATCCACATCCATGTCGCCACGGTGAGCAGGGGAAGCAAACTTGTTCAGGACCTGGCTCTTGTAAATGCTCCAAGGTCTGGAGAAGGCAATGTGCATCACGGCTGCAATCAAAAGTCCAGGCAGCAAGCTGTAACTTCCGGTCATTTCGCAAACCATGACCACGCCTGCAATGGGAGCCTTGGCAGCTCCAGCAAAGAAAGCGGCCATGCCTACCAAGATAAACATTTCGGGAGAACGAATCACGCCAGGGGCAACCAGTTCGCAAACGCCCGCAAAGGCAGCTCCCAGCACGCCACCGATAAACAGGGACGGTCCGAATACGCCACCGGATCCGCCGGAACCCACCGTCAATCCTGTTGCCACAATCTTTGCCAGCACAATGGCAAGCAGCAGTAAAACACCCCAGATGGTATGAGGCATCATGGCACCCATCACTTCGCCGATGAATTCAAAACCACCACCAGCCACTTCGGGGTAAGCCAGCACCAGCACAGAAATCATCAGGCCGCCAATAGCAGGCTTAATCCAGTTGGGAACTTGCCAGCGGGCAAATCGATTCTCGGATTCGCTATAGCAGCGCACATACAAGTAAGAGAAGGGGAAGCACAATATGCCAAGAACAGCACAGCATCCCAATTCCACCGCATTGGCAAAGGGGAACACCGGGACGCCCGCAATAGCAGGTTCCGTCCCCACAAAGGCAATATAGACAGTAAAGGCAACGACGGAAGAAACGATCGAAGTCGCAAATGCATTGGATTCAAAATCTTCGCGGTAAAGGACTTCCACAGAAGTCAACGCACCTGCCAGAGGAGCCTTGAAGATAGAGCCCAGGCCAGCGGCAGTACCTGCCAAAGTAAACTGGCGACGCAAACTCTGGGGCATTTTGAAGCCATGACAGAGGGTGGATGCCACTCCGGAACCAATCTGGGAAATGGGGCCTTCGTAACCAGCACTACCGCCAGTAGCCAGCGTGATAATACTGGTCAAGAATTTTACGGGAGCGACACGTTTACGAATCTTTCCACCTTCATGATGGAAGGACTTGATCATGTTATCCGTGCCCTGTCCCGCAGTTTCGGGAGCCTTGGCGATGACATAAATGATGACACCCACAATTAAGCCGCCAATGGCAGGCATAATGGCGAAAGTCCACCAGGGAAGAGCGTTTTCCCCTGTCCAGGGCATTTTCACCAAGGATGTTGCCAGTCCCAAACCAAAATGGAAGGCAACCGCCACAAGACCCGTCACAAAACCGATTACAGCCGCAAGGAAGATCTTCGGCATATAGCCGTTGACCACCAGGAATCTGTTAAACCGCTTAATAAATTGTGACATCGCGGCGCACAAGATAGAAAAAAAGAACCCCACGCATATTCTGCGCGAGGTTCTTCAATTGCGATTTACGCGAAGGGCTACGACACTAACATCATCGAGAACACCATGATGAACAAGGCAACGGTTTCACCCACGCCAAGCACCATCAGGCTGTTCACTAGACCCTTGCCGGTTTCGCCCAAACCGTTACAGGCATTAGATGCTGCCTTGCCCACATACCATCCGGAGAACATAATGCCCAGTCCACCGAAGAT containing:
- a CDS encoding peptidoglycan DD-metalloendopeptidase family protein, producing the protein MNFKTIITLCALPLAIFAQDANTAPNEAAQSVAVTESEFSGNPAIDSADAGNIDAPAKAISESEASAAAVAAVDTEADSTSEADDEKEMSQEEADAELAAAMESDAANGNSKLALDMSKAAIPTESRRIAGPYGLRTYRMHRGVDLGLCHGEDRTIVAAFAGKVKLVRNQGRRKGYGKYVIIDHGNGLTTLYAHLASWKVKVGDELQAGDTVGVGGNTGRSFGAHLHFEMKYNGVYIDPTTVFNFQEGNYVSAMAEIDPAQIQAVEDEYQKELSKHRYYKVRRGDCLGKIARKYGTTVGKLKRLNGLRSDSIRPGQVLKCS
- a CDS encoding tRNA-dihydrouridine synthase family protein; translated protein: MKPIYFAPLQGFTECAYRQAHFSYVGGVDAYYTPFLRVEKGEVRPKDLRNLQQDLEFIKSQRTNECHCENQAYQASDDETSHFYNVIPQVICRDAAELRILIDAIQKQKQDYGFAADEVFPQIDINMGCPFPMQAKSGRGSGLLPRVDAVKEIFQEISKRATPRHSERSEESIKFSVKMRLGYTSPEECLALLPLLNEAPLAHITMHPRLGIQQYKGALDFEGFKAFYEGCKHPVIFNGDISSTKDIQAIADRFPNLKGIMIGRGLLANPALATQYQAGSKKTGNPIPALIKIHSSLLADYRKRLQGDSQILDKIRPFWTYATEAAQTNPEMSNYLPKHTIKKIAKARNLSEYLDAVNELG
- a CDS encoding chloride channel protein, whose translation is MSQFIKRFNRFLVVNGYMPKIFLAAVIGFVTGLVAVAFHFGLGLATSLVKMPWTGENALPWWTFAIMPAIGGLIVGVIIYVIAKAPETAGQGTDNMIKSFHHEGGKIRKRVAPVKFLTSIITLATGGSAGYEGPISQIGSGVASTLCHGFKMPQSLRRQFTLAGTAAGLGSIFKAPLAGALTSVEVLYREDFESNAFATSIVSSVVAFTVYIAFVGTEPAIAGVPVFPFANAVELGCCAVLGILCFPFSYLYVRCYSESENRFARWQVPNWIKPAIGGLMISVLVLAYPEVAGGGFEFIGEVMGAMMPHTIWGVLLLLAIVLAKIVATGLTVGSGGSGGVFGPSLFIGGVLGAAFAGVCELVAPGVIRSPEMFILVGMAAFFAGAAKAPIAGVVMVCEMTGSYSLLPGLLIAAVMHIAFSRPWSIYKSQVLNKFASPAHRGDMDVDVLKVTTVGDVIEHCEMKTLRGEDSLSDVLKDIEVDYVYPVYEGTSRTPAGLSLGHEHTGTYIGLLDMSIVKNAYISSPDLIQHLLISDCTVRAPMLLDTMDLHSALRIFVRTSLQELCVKNKNGEVIGVLSHGAIFKAYDKIVQQKAS